In Pseudoalteromonas tetraodonis, the genomic window AGCCCTTTAAAGGCCTATTGCTAGGACTATTTTTTATCACTGTAGGGGCTTCAATTAATTTTGAGCTATTATTTAATCAATTTAGTACCGTGGTTGCTTTAGTTGCCTTATTAATTGTCATTAAAGCCTGCATTTTGTTTGCCCTTGCTGTCACATTTAAAATTAGCTCAAAGCAAAAACTATTGTTTACATTGGCACTAGCACAAGGTGGTGAATTTGCTTTTGTACTTTTAAGCGTGACCACCACATTAAGTATTTTAACCCCAGAACAAACCAGTCTAGTGACCTTAGTGGTTGCGGTATCTATGTTGATAGCTCCTTTATTACTGATGCTGTATGAGCAAATACAAAAACGCAGTAGTAGCACTAAGCCTGAGTTTGATAAACCAGAACAAATAAATACCGCTAAACACGTAATTATTGCGGGCTATGGCCGCTTTGGGCAAATTATGGGACGTTTATTACATGCACAAGGCTACGAAATTACCGTACTTGATCACAGCCCAAGCCAAATAGAACTGCTGCGCCGCTTTGGTAACACCGTATTTTACGGTGATGCTGCTCGCCAAGAACTGCTTGAAGCCGCAGGCGCGCATACTGCACAAATGCTGGTTGTTGCGATTGATAACCCAGATAAAACCATTGAAATTATTAAGCTGGCACATAAAAACTACCCACAATTAAAAATAGTGGCGCGCGCAATCGATCGTCGCCATGCGTATCAACTACTGAATCTAAAAGTGGATGCGTTTAACCGCGAAACCGTCGACTCAGCCATTAACTTAGCCATAGAATCACTGCAGCTACTTGGCAATAGCAAAGAAGACGCTGAGCGTGCTGGTAAATTATTTAGGGATCATGACCGTGCATCTGTGTTACAACTTTCTGAGCTTTGGGGAGATGATGCCAGCTACGGCGTTGCAGTACGCCAACGTATGGAAGATTTAAAACAGGTATTACAGCAAGATAAGCAAGCACAGCAAAATTTAAATACCTGTGATGCCAACGATTATGAAAATGGCTTAACAGAAGACTCTGCTAAGCCCAAAAAACGACCTAATGATGATGTCCACCTTGAATAGCCTCACCTTGAGGATTATAAAAACCGGTGGCGCCGTGCTCTATAAAGCCTAGGTTAATCATTTTTGCTAAAAATGGGTCGCTTTCGTTATCGCCAATGTCGGCATAGTCGGTGGTTTGAAAGTTATCCCATTTTGCAAACTGAGCCTTAATAGCTGGTGTGTCATTTTGCACCGCGTCTAAGCTAAGTGACATGCTTGCTTTATTCGCTAGGTTACTAATGCTAAATGTTTTTACCAGTTTTGAATGGGTAAAAAATGCCAAGTTATACTGAGAGTTATTTTCTTCTAAGCTGTAATTTTTTATTTCGTTGCAGCCTTCACCTTCAGTGCTCACTAATGTCATTTTTTCAATAAGATGATTATCTACCAGCTGTACTTTTGCACTCCAGTTTTGCACTCCTTGCACCTCTGAGGGCTGATATTCAATACCGCGCTGCTGCGCATTAAAATAACGAATAGGCCGTATTTGATTGTTGCTCGTATGCTGCCAAAGCTCTGTTATAACTTGGCTTTGGTGCGCCACTTGTTGCTCATTTCGCCAAAGGGCGAGAGTTTGGCTGTTTTCCTTATTATTTTTAAGCGTTTGTGGAGCCTTATTAATAATAGTGTAAGTGGCTTTTAATACCTGTGGATTTATATCGCACTGCTCAGCAAAGCTGCTTGCGCTAAATAATGCGCTCATTATTAAAAATACTTTTTTCATTGGGCTATCTCTTTAGTTAATCGCTTTTAGCTTAATTGCCTTTAACATAACCAAAAATAATGGCAGTTTAATGACATAAAAAACCCGCACAGTGTGCGGGTTGTTTTATATCGCAAGGTTTATTGCGCTACTTTTTCATCCGCGGCTTTTACAAAGTCAGCGGCAAAGTCCATAACATGGAATAAAAAGCTTTGCTCATTAGTACCTGTTACTAAATGCGCCCCTGGGCCCATTGCATACACACCTACATCTTCGCCTGCGTGAGTTTCTGATGATAGTGGCACAAGTGCCTCTTGGTGAAAACCTGGCGTTGTTGTATCAACATTACTTAAATCAACACGCCCTGTAACGGGTGCTGCTAAGTAAGATGCATCAGCATCGGTTTCTGCACCTAGGTCTCTGTAGCCTAAACCATTAGTGTAACCAACTGTAGTATAAGGCATATCGTCGGCAGCAAGGCTGGGCTCTGTTTGCCCTACACCAACCACTTTACCTAAAATTGGGTTACCGCGTTTAGGGTAGCCCGCAATGGTAAATACGTGACTGTGATCGGCTGTCACTACAATTAGCGTCTCTTCTGGGTTGGTGTTTTCCATCGCTACTTTTACTGCTTTAGCCAGCTCTACAGTATCGTTCAGTGCGTTGTATGCATTACCCGCATGATGCGCGTGGTCAATACGACCCGACTCAACCGTTAAGAAAAAGCCTTTATCGTTGTTATCAAGCACATCAATCGCTTTTTCGGTCATTTGTGATAATGAAGGCTCGCCTGCAATATCATTGCCACGGTCGGCTTCGTATTGCATGTGAGATTCATTAAATAAACCAAATACACGCTCAGTTGTGGTTGCATCAATCGCAGCAAAACCCGCTTGATCCATCACATAAGCCCCATTTGGATATTGCGTTTTCCACTCGGCGGTTAAGTCGCGATTATCTGTACGATCGCCCTCTACAGCACTAACTGCGTCAGCAGAGTTAAACGCGGCATCTTTTGGTAAAAAGTGACGACGCCCGCCACCCATAACCACTTCAATTCCGTCTACATCAATACCACTAAAACGTGCTTCTAGGTTCTTTTCAAAGTTAACCAGCTGTGAGGCAATATCTTCACAATTAGCTGACTCAGAAGCAGGCATATCTGAAATATCTTCCCAGTTACGGTCTGCCGATTTAGCGTAGGTTGCCGCAGGTGTTGCATGGGTAATACGTGCAGTAGAAACAATACCCGTAGACTTACCGGCAATCTCAGCCAGCTCTAATGACGTAACAAGCTCATGTCCTTTGCCTGATGCACAACTACCACGTTCAACCGCTTCGTCTATACCAATTACACCCACATCGGTTTTTACACCTGAGGCCATTGCCGTCATTGTACCGGCAGAATCTGGCGTTTGTGCATCCACGTTATAGGTTTTTACAAACCCAGAGTACGGCATGGTTTCAAAGCTTAATTGGTGATCTTCACCCATTTCACCCTGTAATTGCCCCGCTAAAATACGGGCAGCTGTCACAGTAGAAATACCCATTCCATCGCCAACAAACAAGATCACATTTTTAGCTTTACCCGATTCAGTTACCACTTTACTTGCAGCATCTTGCGCGCCGGCGAGCTTAGTTTGTGCATCACTAAACCATACGTTATTGCTAAGAGACGCCAGCTGCTCGCTCGTTAATGAGGTGGCTGGGTCGTTACAGACTAAGTTAGTGTGCGTTACTTCGTTGCTCTCTAATTGCCCGTTTGTATTGGTATCAACACCGCTTTGTGTTTCTACGCCGCCATTGATACATTGTGCTGAGCCTACAGCAATTGGGAGATCGACCGCTAAAATATTATTGCTGTTTTTGTCGTCATCACTCGAACACCCCGTTAATGCGACCATTACTGCTAAAGAAAGTACTGTTAATTTATTCATGTGAGCCGCCATTATTGCTGAGTTAGTTCAAGAGCTTGATTAATTAAATGAAATACAACGTTTTGCTCAATAACACCTTGAGCTAGGTGAGCACCCGGTCCGGTTGCATGCAGTGAAATATCTTCACCTGCGTGTGTTTCAGAGCTCAGTGGTACCGTGGTTTCTTGGTGAAAACCTGGCGTTGTTGTATCAACACCATTTAGCTCAACACGTCCTGCAACCGCAGCTGTTTCATAGCTTGCGTCCGCATCCGTTTCATCGATTAAGTTTCTAAAACCGAGGCCATTTGCATAACCTACTGTGGTGTATGGCATGTTATCAGCAGCTAGCGTTGGTGTAGTTTGCCCTACAGCAACCACCTTACCTAAAATTGGGTTACCACGTTTAGGGTAACCTGCAATAGTAAATACATGGCTATGGTCGGCAGTAACTAAAATAAGGGTTTCTTCTGGATTGGTGTTATCAACGGCAGCTTGTACTGCTTTTGCAAATTCAATGGTGTCATTAAGTGCATTATATGCGTTACCCGCATGGTGAGCATGGTCAATGCGCCCCGACTCAACCGTTAAGAAAAACCCTTTTTCGTTTTTACCCAGTACATCAATGGCTTTGGTGGTCATCTCGGTAAGTGAAGGCTCGCCTGCTATATCGTTGGCACGGTCAGCTTCGTA contains:
- a CDS encoding monovalent cation:proton antiporter-2 (CPA2) family protein; this encodes MLEIALIYLAAAIVAVPIAKRLGLGSVLGYLIAGILIGPYALGVVGDQTDVMHFAEFGVVMMLFLVGLELQPSRLWKLRHSILGLGGLQVVLTAAVIFAFCYWFFTMHWQTALAIGLMLALSSTAIVLQSLEEKGWLKQEAGQNAFSVLLFQDIAIIPILALLPLLAFAAPSSSKQISDSIIADWPVWQQVGVSVAVIAAIIAGGKYVSAPLFRYIAQTHMREIFTIFALFLVVAISLVMHSIGLSPALGTFLAGVVLAESEFRHELEADIEPFKGLLLGLFFITVGASINFELLFNQFSTVVALVALLIVIKACILFALAVTFKISSKQKLLFTLALAQGGEFAFVLLSVTTTLSILTPEQTSLVTLVVAVSMLIAPLLLMLYEQIQKRSSSTKPEFDKPEQINTAKHVIIAGYGRFGQIMGRLLHAQGYEITVLDHSPSQIELLRRFGNTVFYGDAARQELLEAAGAHTAQMLVVAIDNPDKTIEIIKLAHKNYPQLKIVARAIDRRHAYQLLNLKVDAFNRETVDSAINLAIESLQLLGNSKEDAERAGKLFRDHDRASVLQLSELWGDDASYGVAVRQRMEDLKQVLQQDKQAQQNLNTCDANDYENGLTEDSAKPKKRPNDDVHLE
- a CDS encoding alkaline phosphatase, giving the protein MNKLTVLSLAVMVALTGCSSDDDKNSNNILAVDLPIAVGSAQCINGGVETQSGVDTNTNGQLESNEVTHTNLVCNDPATSLTSEQLASLSNNVWFSDAQTKLAGAQDAASKVVTESGKAKNVILFVGDGMGISTVTAARILAGQLQGEMGEDHQLSFETMPYSGFVKTYNVDAQTPDSAGTMTAMASGVKTDVGVIGIDEAVERGSCASGKGHELVTSLELAEIAGKSTGIVSTARITHATPAATYAKSADRNWEDISDMPASESANCEDIASQLVNFEKNLEARFSGIDVDGIEVVMGGGRRHFLPKDAAFNSADAVSAVEGDRTDNRDLTAEWKTQYPNGAYVMDQAGFAAIDATTTERVFGLFNESHMQYEADRGNDIAGEPSLSQMTEKAIDVLDNNDKGFFLTVESGRIDHAHHAGNAYNALNDTVELAKAVKVAMENTNPEETLIVVTADHSHVFTIAGYPKRGNPILGKVVGVGQTEPSLAADDMPYTTVGYTNGLGYRDLGAETDADASYLAAPVTGRVDLSNVDTTTPGFHQEALVPLSSETHAGEDVGVYAMGPGAHLVTGTNEQSFLFHVMDFAADFVKAADEKVAQ